In Solanum stenotomum isolate F172 chromosome 6, ASM1918654v1, whole genome shotgun sequence, one DNA window encodes the following:
- the LOC125867555 gene encoding pathogen-related protein, with product MADEKETIKIVRDKYRQFLHEDQAAAAGTIQWRHGDPPSYESVNKLFEQGRTKVWPEGSLEETVQNAIKSWEMEFSHKTRIKDFRTINPEKFKLFVNGRDGLSAEETLKVGSYNALLKSSMPDEFKYYKADEETFESSHNAFRSAFPRGFAWEVINVYTGPPVVTYKFRHWGFFEGPFKGHAPTGQMVQFYGLGILKVDESLRAEDVEVYYDPTELFGELLKGPTISESNVEHH from the exons ATGGCTGATGAGAAGGAAACAATTAAAATTGTAAGAGATAAGTATAGGCAATTTCTTCATGAAGATCAAGCTGCTGCTGCAGGAACCATCCAGTGGAGACATGGTGATCCTCCAAGTTATGAAAGTGTTAATAAGCTCTTTGAACAAGGAAGGACCAAG GTTTGGCCAGAAGGATCTCTTGAAGAAACAGTACAAAATGCTATAAAATCATGGGAAATGGAATTTTCACACAAGACTCGCATAAAAGACTTTAGGACAATTAATCCTGAAAAATTCAAGCTCTTTGTAAATG GAAGAGATGGATTGTCAGCAGAAGAAAcactaaaagtgggaagctaCAATGCGCTATTGAAGAGTTCAATGCCAGATGAATTCAAATATTACAAAGCAGATGAAGAAACCTTTGAATCATCTCATAATGCTTTTAGATCAGCTTTTCCAAGAGGATTTGCTTGGGAAGTGATCAATGTATATACAGGGCCACCAGTTGTTACATACAAATTTAGGCATTGGGGTTTCTTTGAAGGTCCATTTAAAGGACATGCCCCTACTGGCCAGATGGTCCAATTCTATGGCCTTGGTATATTGAAG GTTGATGAATCACTAAGAGCAGAGGATGTAGAGGTATACTATGATCCAACAGAACTTTTTGGTGAACTACTCAAAGGACCAACAATTTCTGAATCTAATGTTGAGCACCATTAG
- the LOC125868954 gene encoding protein DOG1-like 1 has protein sequence MTSFQKFHEEWHEHLRELVQQMTKAPKSCTTNQDEQNTKLLIQKVTSHINEYYRVKSLAAKNDILYIFSAPWSNSLERSLYWIAGWRPTIAFHIIYTECGIHLESHITNILNGFRNDDLADLSPNQLTRFSELQCETIRQENTITEELSDWQDGANEVIEKVEKKMEMLVEILERADEVRVNTIHKLVHLLTPQQALLFLIAATYLLFGIRSWGINHDNQRIKDHLR, from the exons atgACAAGTTTTCAAAAATTCCATGAAGAATGGCATGAACATCTTCGTGAATTAGTACAACAAATGACCAAAGCACCAAAATCTTGTACTACAAATCAAGATgaacaaaacacaaaattattAATCCAAAAAGTTACTTCACATATTAATGAATATTATCGAGTTAAGTCATTAGCAGCCAAAAATGACatactttatatttttagtgCACCATGGTCTAATTCTCTTGAGAGATCCTTGTATTGGATTGCTGGCTGGAGACCTACTATTgcttttcatattatatatactgAATGCGGAATTCATTTAGAATCTCACATAACTAATATTCTCAATGGATTTCGTAATGATGATCTTGCGGACTTGTCTCCAAATCAGCTCACTCGATTTAGTGAACTTCAGTGTGAAACTATTCGACAAGAAAATACCATCACCGAAGAACTCTCCGATTGGCAG GATGGTGCAAATGAAGTAATTGAAAAGGTAGAGAAAAAGATGGAAATGCTTGTAGAAATATTGGAGAGAGCAGATGAAGTGAGGGTCAACACTATCCACAAATTGGTGCACCTCTTAACACCACAACAAGCCCTCCTGTTTTTGATTGCCGCAACTTACTTGCTTTTTGGGATTCGTAGCTGGGGAATCAATCACGACAATCAACGGATCAAAGATCATCTGCGTTAA
- the LOC125869199 gene encoding multiprotein-bridging factor 1b-like translates to MAGLSQDWEPVVIRKKAPTAAARKDEKAVNAARRAGAEIETVRKATAGSNKAASSSTTLNTRKLDEDTENLSHQKVPTELKKAIMQARQDKKLTQSQLAQLINEKPQIIQEYESGKAIPNQQIISKLERALGAKLRGKK, encoded by the exons atggcTGGATTATCACAAGATTGGGAGCCGGTGGTGATTCGTAAGAAAGCGCCGACCGCCGCCGCACGGAAAGATGAGAAAGCAGTCAACGCCGCTCGTCGCGCCGGTGCCGAAATCGAAACTGTCAGAAAAG CTACTGCTGGGTCAAACAAGGCTGCCTCTAGTAGTACAACTTTGAACACGAGAAAGCTAGATGAAGATACTGAGAATCTGTCAC ATCAAAAGGTACCTACTGAACTGAAGAAAGCCATTATGCAAGCTCGACAGGATAAGAAGCTTACTCAGTCTCAACTTGCCCAA TTGATAAACGAAAAACCACAGATCATTCAGGAGTATGAGTCTGGAAAGGCAATTCCAAACCAACAGATAATTTCTAAGCTGGAGAGAGCTCTTGGTGCGAAACTTCGTGGAAAGAAATAA
- the LOC125868955 gene encoding uncharacterized CRM domain-containing protein At3g25440, chloroplastic-like: HTVVSIFRPILGNPESFLHFSTLVLKNRLIPQNPCWESRNFSHGRVDFVITRDGKLKFEEHEVEAPKTEKWKTKKKLKLQRKREKKKRKAANKRDPRRLGVQGKKKKQKFDTAEERIKQKIENAKVKEAMLIERLKRYEVSKVQGPEVKPHFLTGEERFYIKKMAQKKSNYVPIGKRGVFGGVILNMHLHWKRHETVKVICKPCKPGQIQEYVDEIARLSGGIPIQIIANDTIVFYRGREYVQPEIMYPIDTLSKKRALEKSKYEQSLESVRHFIAIAEKELALYYRHVALYDDPNNRSAYSSILDDLRSTSEKRNDEIGEENYTAGESISSDLELPHIDDYCSDDKQSLSEFEFEDTDESSSHDLDSGEEETSNY, encoded by the exons CACACTGTTGTCTCCATATTCAGACCAATTCTTGGAAATCCAGAAAGCTTTTTACACTTTTCAACGTTAGTGCTTAAGAATAGGTTAATCCCACAAAACCCCTGTTGGGAATCAAGGAACTTTAGTCATGGAAGAGTGGATTTTGTGATAACAAGAGATGGGAAACTAAAGTTTGAGGAACATGAAGTGGAGGCACCAAAGACGGAGAAATGGAAGACAAAGAAGAAGCTGAAGCTGCAAAGGAAgagggagaagaagaagagaaaagctGCCAACAAGAGAGATCCCAGAAGACTTGGTGTtcaggggaagaagaagaagcagaagtTTGACACTGCTGAAGAAAGAATCAAACAGAAGATTGAAAAT GCAAAAGTCAAAGAAGCCATGCTAATTGAGAGACTAAAGCGATATGAAGTTTCCAAAGTTCAAGGTCCTGAGGTTAAGCCGCACTTTCTCACTGGTGAAGAACGATTCTATATTAAAAAGATGGCACAAAAAAAGTCTAATTATGTGCCAATTGGCAAAAGGGGAGTTTTTGGAGGTGTTATTCTTAATATGCATCTACATTGGAAAAGGCATGAAACTGTCAAAGTCATATGCAAACCCTGCAAACCtggtcaaattcaagaatatgtTGATGAAATTGCAAGACTGAGTGGTGGCATCCCGATTCAGATAATTGCAAATGATACCATCGTTTTTTACCGAGGAAGGGAATATGTGCAGCCTGAAATTATGTATCCTATTGATACACTGTCAAAGAAGAGG GCGTTGGAAAAATCCAAATATGAGCAATCGCTAGAGTCTGTGAGACATTTCATTGCCATTGCTGAGAAGGAACTTGCACTCTACTATAGACACGTTGCCCTATACGATGACCCAAATAATCGGAGTGCTTACTCCTCCATCCTTGATGATTTAAGAAGCACAAGTGAAAAACGAAATGACGAAATAGGAGAGGAGAACTATACAGCAGGCGAATCTATTTCCTCGGATCTCGAGTTACCTCATATTGATGATTATTGTTCTGATGACAAACAATCTTTAAGCGAATTTGAATTTGAGGATACTGACGAATCAAGTAGTCATGACTTGGATTCTGGGGAGGAGGAAACTAGTAATTACTGA
- the LOC125868956 gene encoding peptide-N4-(N-acetyl-beta-glucosaminyl)asparagine amidase A-like → MKNPQTEKSIPNFHLHYIDHSITTYHHKPKPLMAFFFPSFLFLIFFLLQQPLFSTATLHGSSLFKSQLITQLDSSSKNNNATPTTYFEVTKSIDLPKTNPCSYLVLQQDFGYTYGKPPFLANYTPPFNCPSQKFSKIVLEWKATCKGRQFDRIFGVWLSGVEIFRSCTAEPRTNGIVWTVKKDITRYYSLLMMKNQILAVYMGNLVDSTYTGIYHVELFIHFYPAEEMYSDYKRNLDYSYEAFDSRADLILPISRNMPLNDGLWFEVENSTDVQSKEFEIPQNAYRAVLEIYVSFHENDEFWYGNPPNDYIRANNLTDTSGNGAFREVVVSVDDVVVGAVWPFTVIYTGGVNPLLWRPISGIGSFDLPSYDIEITPFLGKILDGNTHKISFSVTNALNVWYIDANLHLWLDEKSIKTEGKLLKYSSLPLSFSLMTNFTGIDGSFVTNASRSITLTGWVKSSYGNITTKSALGLSYSNYMVEGNGGNLQNVDQIIYFNETVDVVMPSSSVQSLESFKKFLLLLHSDNVDKGDESYASISNVTLGFDDKRVKTSKNGSSASSTENMQKAQGHILVKGQIVVSGVGSTQQVYKYKDNSFCYSRNISSSNYTIHYDKVSDSCPRSTLSHLPFSFGKFRSVPARRVSLASHLGDVKDGV, encoded by the exons atgaaaaatcCACAAACT GAAAAAAGCATACCAAACTTTCATCTACACTACATTGACCACTCAATCACAACATACCATCACAAACCAAAACCATTAATGGCATTCTTCTTCCCCTCTTTcctcttcttgatttttttcttactcCAACAACCACTCTTTTCCACAGCAACTCTACATGGTAGCTCTCTCTTTAAATCACAGCTCATTACCCAGCTAGACTCTTCTTCCAAGAACAATAATGCCACCCCAACAACCTATTTTGAAGTAACCAAATCTATAGATCTCCCCAAAACCAATCCTTGTTCATACTTAGTCCTTCAACAGGACTTTGGTTACACATATGGAAAACCCCCTTTTCTTGCAAACTACACACCCCCATTTAATTGCCCATCTCAGAAATTTTCCAAGATTGTGTTGGAATGGAAAGCAACTTGTAAAGGGAGGCAATTTGATAGAATTTTTGGGGTTTGGCTTAGTGGGGTTGAGATTTTCAGAAGCTGCACTGCTGAACCAAGGACTAATGGGATTGTTTGGACTGTCAAGAAGGATATTACAAGGTATTACTCTTTGCTTATgatgaaaaatcaaattcttgCTGTTTATATGGGGAATTTAGTTGATAGTACCTATACTGGAATATACCATGTGGaactttttattcatttttatcctGCTGAAGAAATGTATAGTGATTATAAGCGAAATTTGGATTATTCGTATGAGGCATTTGATTCTAGGGCTGATTTGATCTTACCTATTTCGAGAAATATGCCGTTGAATGATGGATTGTGGTTTGAGGTTGAGAATTCAACAGATGTTCAGtcaaaagagtttgaaattccACAAAATGCTTATAGGGCTGTACTGGaaatttatgtttcatttcATGAGAATGATGAGTTTTGGTATGGTAATCCACCGAATGATTATATTCGTGCAAATAACCTTACTGATACATCAGGGAATGGAGCTTTTAGGGAAGTAGTAGTTAGCGTGGATGATGTGGTGGTTGGTGCAGTTTGGCCGTTCACGGTGATCTATACCGGGGGTGTCAATCCTCTCTTGTGGAGACCTATCAGTGGGATCGGATCGTTTGATCTTCCATCGTATGATATTGAAATTACGCCATTTTTAGGGAAGATTTTAGATGGAAATACGCATAAGATTTCATTCAGTGTCACGAATGCTCTTAATGTGTGGTACATTGATGCAAATTTGCATCTTTGGTTGGATGAGAAGAGTATAAAGACAGAAGGGAAGTTATTGAAGTATAGTAGTCTGCCTCTTTCGTTTTCTCTTATGACAAATTTTACAGGCATTGATGGATCTTTTGTCACAAATGCTAGTAGATCAATCACATTGACAGGATGGGTAAAGTCATCCTATGGGAACATCACTACTAAGTCAGCTCTAGGTTTAAGTTATAGTAACTATATGGTGGAGGGAAACGGaggaaatttgcaaaatgtGGATCagattatttatttcaatgaAACTGTTGATGTCGTGATGCCATCTTCGTCTGTCCAGTCTCTTGAGTCCTTTAAAAAGTTTCTGCTTCTCTTGCATTCTGACAATGTAGACAAAGGAGACGAAAGCTATGCCTCAATCTCAAATGTTACGCTGGGATTTGATGATAAGAGGGTAAAGACGTCCAAGAACGGATCATCAGCCAGCTCTACTGAAAACATGCAAAAAGCACAGGGCCATATTCTTGTAAAGGGCCAGATAGTAGTCAGCGGGGTTGGGAGTACCCAACAGGTCTACAAATATAAGGACAATTCATTCTGCTACTCCAGGAACATAAGCAGCTCAAATTACACAATACACTATGATAAAGTTAGCGATAGTTGCCCCAGAAGCACTTTGTCTCATTTGCCTTTCAGCTTTGGCAAATTTCGGTCTGTTCCTGCTCGAAGGGTCTCTTTGGCATCTCATCTTGGTGATGTTAAAGATGGTGTCTGA
- the LOC125867685 gene encoding protein LIGHT-DEPENDENT SHORT HYPOCOTYLS 10-like → MMSNDQIIIGGGGGGEEEGSLSRSSTTILIAPSDNHHHQLPPTPVPPQLSRYESQKRRDWNTFGQYLKNQRPSVPLSQCNYNHVLEFLRYLDQFGKTKVHLHGCPFFGQPEPPGPCTCPLRQAWGSLDALIGRLRAAYEENGGLPENNPFASGSIRVYLREVRDFQAKARGISYKKKKKKRKMQNKPTSSNAHEPTTTTFQFQSS, encoded by the coding sequence ATGATGTCAAATGATCAAATAATAAtcggaggaggaggaggaggagaagaagaaggatcattatcaagatcatcaaccacTATACTTATAGCACCATCTGACAATCATCATCATCAGCTACCACCAACACCAGTACCGCCTCAACTGAGTCGATATGAGTCTCAGAAACGTCGTGATTGGAACACTTTTGGACAATACTTGAAAAATCAAAGGCCATCAGTTCCTTTATCCCAGTGTAACTATAACCACGTGCTAGAATTTCTCCGATACCTAGATCAATTTGGAAAAACTAAGGTACATTTACATGGTTGCCCTTTTTTCGGGCAACCAGAGCCTCCAGGGCCTTGTACTTGTCCTCTTAGACAAGCATGGGGAAGTCTTGATGCACTTATTGGTAGGCTTAGAGCTGCCTATGAAGAAAATGGTGGCCTACCGGAGAATAATCCATTTGCGAGTGGATCTATACGCGTTTATCTTAGAGAGGTAAGAGATTTTCAAGCTAAAGCAAGAGGAATTTCttataagaagaagaagaagaagaggaaaatgcAAAACAAACCTACTTCTAGTAATGCTCATGAGCCAACTACAACTACCTTTCAATTCCAATCTTCTTGA